In Stieleria varia, one genomic interval encodes:
- a CDS encoding metallophosphoesterase family protein — MKIWFISDTHNEHLGLQVPEVDLVIHCGDESTHGNAWMNEPEARRFFDWYSGLDIATKVFVPGNHSTAVEQGLIRAEEYPGVRFLVHETMQWNGLKLFGSPYTPRFHDWAYMKKRGQLDLVWQSVPDDVDILITHGPPKGVLDITHDFESKELVQVGCAALRRHVEERIKPRIHAFGHLHDEKGISNYGMYSRGATQFINCSCCNLAAKLKNNGFVVEV; from the coding sequence ATGAAGATTTGGTTCATTTCTGACACTCACAACGAGCACCTTGGATTGCAGGTTCCTGAGGTGGACTTGGTGATTCATTGCGGCGACGAGTCGACGCATGGAAATGCTTGGATGAATGAACCCGAGGCGAGACGGTTCTTTGACTGGTACTCAGGCTTAGACATCGCAACCAAGGTGTTTGTGCCGGGGAATCACTCGACCGCCGTGGAACAGGGACTGATCCGCGCGGAGGAGTATCCCGGTGTACGGTTCCTGGTCCATGAGACGATGCAATGGAACGGGCTGAAGTTGTTCGGTTCGCCGTACACGCCTCGTTTTCACGATTGGGCATACATGAAGAAGCGAGGGCAACTTGATCTCGTTTGGCAATCCGTTCCCGATGATGTGGACATCCTGATCACGCACGGTCCGCCAAAAGGTGTCTTGGACATCACGCACGACTTCGAATCGAAGGAGCTCGTTCAGGTCGGTTGTGCCGCTCTGCGCAGGCACGTCGAAGAACGGATCAAGCCGAGGATTCACGCTTTCGGGCATTTGCATGACGAGAAAGGAATCAGCAACTACGGGATGTATAGTCGCGGTGCGACGCAGTTCATCAATTGCTCCTGCTGCAACCTGGCCGCCAAATTGAAGAACAACGGATTTGTTGTTGAGGTTTGA
- a CDS encoding nucleotidyltransferase domain-containing protein: MNTAQNVYTMLGNGSLWDVAARCHKLLTDAGIAYSVCGGVAVCLHGYQRNTTDLDLVIRSVDSEAVRRVLSDAGFSWEPEQAEFRTEDGIAIQFLIAGQKAGKGTEVSVSEPIGDLNVEQIEGLSVVRLSRLIEMKIACGMSNLRRTHKDFADVVELISIRNLDGSFARFLHKSLRPTFRELVRNATSTDEE, encoded by the coding sequence ATGAATACAGCACAAAATGTCTACACGATGCTCGGCAACGGATCGCTTTGGGATGTTGCTGCGCGCTGTCATAAGTTGCTGACTGACGCAGGAATCGCATATTCAGTCTGCGGAGGCGTCGCGGTTTGTTTGCATGGATACCAGCGAAACACGACCGATCTGGATCTTGTCATCCGTAGCGTGGATAGTGAAGCGGTTCGCCGCGTCCTATCCGATGCAGGTTTCAGCTGGGAACCAGAGCAAGCTGAGTTTCGCACAGAGGATGGAATTGCCATTCAATTTTTGATTGCCGGTCAGAAAGCGGGCAAAGGAACCGAGGTCTCTGTCTCTGAACCCATTGGTGACCTCAACGTCGAGCAGATCGAAGGACTGTCCGTTGTCCGACTTTCACGTTTGATCGAGATGAAGATCGCGTGCGGCATGAGCAACTTACGGCGAACCCACAAGGACTTTGCCGACGTGGTCGAGTTGATCTCGATTCGGAATCTAGACGGATCGTTTGCTCGGTTTCTGCACAAATCGCTGCGGCCGACGTTTCGTGAATTGGTTCGCAATGCGACTTCCACAGACGAAGAGTGA
- a CDS encoding DEAD/DEAH box helicase yields MNPMQAELVAEIDTTWSWSADSLVPADTLELSVPAITPVSIPVRLPTLQTRASGFVFPDAARWLPQPDHAATIAGREKRKKQATGNRQKHNRIKPPQDIVKLHDRLYYLLQPPLDLLVGSGQLKFPFEPFPYQLDGITFLFPRYAGILADEMGLGKTMQAISTIRLLLCSGEVRNVLLVCPKPLVTNWLREFSVWAPEIPIAPIEGNAAKRDFQWRSPQVPVKVANYELLMRDEDIVLDSGLHFDLVVLDEAQRIKNRNSTTSQIVQKIPRTRAWALTGTPVENCPDDLVGIFEFLSPGYMRPGLPMPQIASQAKDYILRRTKDMVLDDMPPKLYRDANLDLTPQQWQTYEAAEKEGVVHLEELEQSLTIQHVFELVLRLKQICNFDPVTGSSCKLERLCADMEEVVASGKKAIVFSQWVKSLDKIRDALAPYGPLEYHGRIPQKKRNTVIDQFKNDPKSSVILMSYGAGSVGLNLQFCEYVFLFDRWWNPAVEDQAINRAHRLGAAGAVTVTRMMAMGTIEQRIADVLDQKREMFDALFSDNASPAKSGGLTREEIFGLFDLRAPSGKKVA; encoded by the coding sequence ATGAATCCGATGCAAGCTGAACTCGTTGCGGAAATCGACACGACTTGGTCGTGGTCGGCTGATTCTCTGGTACCAGCCGACACGTTGGAATTGTCGGTGCCGGCGATCACGCCTGTCTCGATTCCGGTACGCTTGCCAACGCTGCAAACACGCGCCAGCGGATTTGTGTTTCCCGATGCCGCACGATGGCTGCCACAGCCTGACCATGCAGCAACGATCGCAGGACGCGAGAAACGCAAGAAACAGGCAACGGGCAACCGCCAAAAACACAACCGCATCAAACCGCCCCAAGACATCGTCAAGCTGCACGATCGCCTGTACTACTTGTTGCAGCCGCCGCTGGATCTGTTGGTCGGCAGCGGCCAATTGAAGTTTCCCTTCGAACCGTTTCCGTATCAGCTCGACGGCATCACGTTCCTGTTTCCTCGCTACGCGGGGATCTTGGCGGATGAAATGGGGCTGGGAAAAACGATGCAGGCGATCAGCACCATTCGGCTATTGCTGTGTAGCGGTGAAGTTCGAAACGTCTTGTTGGTCTGCCCCAAGCCATTGGTCACCAACTGGCTGAGAGAGTTCAGCGTTTGGGCGCCGGAGATCCCGATCGCTCCGATCGAAGGCAACGCGGCGAAACGTGATTTTCAATGGCGATCACCTCAGGTGCCGGTCAAAGTCGCCAACTATGAGCTGCTGATGCGGGATGAAGACATCGTGTTGGACAGCGGATTGCATTTTGATCTAGTCGTGTTGGACGAAGCGCAGCGGATCAAGAATCGCAACAGCACGACGAGTCAGATTGTTCAAAAGATTCCCAGGACGCGAGCGTGGGCGCTGACGGGTACACCGGTTGAGAACTGTCCGGACGATCTGGTCGGCATTTTTGAGTTCTTGTCACCCGGCTACATGCGTCCCGGGCTACCGATGCCGCAGATCGCCAGTCAAGCCAAGGATTACATCTTGCGGCGAACCAAAGACATGGTGCTCGATGACATGCCGCCCAAGCTCTATCGTGATGCAAACCTAGACCTGACACCGCAACAATGGCAGACTTACGAAGCGGCGGAGAAAGAAGGAGTGGTTCACCTGGAGGAACTGGAACAATCGCTGACCATTCAACACGTTTTTGAATTGGTTCTGCGGCTCAAGCAGATCTGTAACTTTGATCCCGTCACGGGCAGCAGTTGCAAACTGGAGCGTCTGTGTGCCGACATGGAAGAAGTCGTGGCGAGTGGAAAGAAAGCGATCGTGTTCAGCCAGTGGGTCAAGAGTCTCGACAAGATACGCGACGCGTTGGCACCTTATGGACCGCTGGAGTATCACGGAAGGATTCCACAAAAGAAACGCAACACGGTGATCGATCAGTTCAAGAATGATCCCAAGAGCAGCGTGATCCTGATGAGCTATGGCGCAGGGAGCGTTGGATTGAACTTGCAATTCTGTGAGTACGTTTTCTTGTTCGATCGATGGTGGAACCCGGCGGTGGAAGATCAAGCGATCAACCGCGCGCATCGTCTGGGAGCCGCGGGCGCGGTCACGGTGACACGTATGATGGCGATGGGAACGATCGAACAGCGGATTGCCGATGTCCTGGATCAGAAGCGAGAGATGTTCGACGCGTTGTTCTCGGACAACGCCAGTCCGGCCAAATCAGGCGGCCTGACGCGCGAAGAAATCTTTGGTTTGTTTGATTTGAGAGCGCCCAGTGGCAAGAAGGTCGCTTGA
- the floA gene encoding flotillin-like protein FloA (flotillin-like protein involved in membrane lipid rafts) — MSAPALFLTSQLGLIPLSVFAQLSNLGIFGLVAALIVVIGILVAFFILVSYFGLWIQSKLTGAGVTIGNLLGMTFRKVNTRAIVRSKIMATQAGLDDPDLSSDSLEAHYLAGGNVQQVIRAVIAARKAKTISLTFREAAAIDLAGRDVLESVKTSVYPKVIDCPPRGSVKPSLDAVAKDGIQLKVRDRVTVRANLQQLIGGATEETIIARVGEGIVSAIGSADDHKAVLENPDVISKAVLAKRLDSQTAFEIVSIDIADIDVGANIGARLMADQAEADTQVARARAEGKRAAAVAEEQEMQAKIEESRAKLVQAQASVPASMAEAFRTGKLNILDYYKLQNVSADTEMRKALAGTSRQQTEKPGE, encoded by the coding sequence ATGTCGGCACCGGCACTTTTCCTGACTTCACAGCTCGGTTTGATCCCCCTGTCGGTTTTCGCTCAGCTTTCCAACCTGGGCATCTTTGGTCTCGTCGCGGCATTGATCGTGGTGATCGGGATCCTGGTTGCATTCTTTATCCTCGTCAGCTACTTCGGATTGTGGATTCAGTCCAAGCTCACGGGGGCCGGAGTCACGATCGGCAACTTGCTCGGCATGACCTTTCGAAAAGTCAACACACGAGCGATCGTGCGATCCAAGATCATGGCAACTCAAGCCGGTTTGGACGATCCGGATTTGAGCAGCGACTCGCTCGAAGCACACTATTTGGCCGGTGGTAATGTCCAGCAAGTCATCCGAGCCGTCATCGCCGCTCGTAAAGCAAAGACGATCTCGCTGACGTTTCGCGAAGCCGCCGCGATCGACTTGGCCGGCCGCGACGTGTTGGAATCCGTCAAGACGAGTGTGTACCCCAAAGTCATCGACTGTCCGCCCAGGGGATCGGTCAAGCCGTCGTTGGACGCGGTGGCAAAAGACGGCATCCAACTAAAAGTACGCGACCGAGTGACCGTGCGCGCCAACCTGCAACAGTTGATCGGTGGTGCAACGGAAGAAACCATCATCGCGCGTGTCGGCGAAGGAATCGTGAGTGCGATCGGTAGCGCCGATGATCACAAAGCGGTTCTAGAAAACCCCGACGTGATCAGCAAAGCTGTGCTCGCCAAACGACTTGACTCGCAAACTGCATTCGAAATCGTCTCCATCGACATCGCCGATATCGACGTCGGTGCAAACATCGGTGCCCGACTGATGGCCGACCAAGCCGAAGCTGACACGCAAGTCGCGCGGGCTCGTGCAGAAGGAAAGCGGGCCGCAGCGGTTGCGGAAGAACAAGAAATGCAGGCCAAGATCGAAGAAAGCCGCGCGAAACTCGTTCAAGCCCAAGCGTCCGTACCGGCATCGATGGCGGAAGCCTTCCGAACCGGGAAACTGAACATTCTGGACTACTACAAGCTGCAAAACGTCAGTGCAGACACCGAGATGCGGAAAGCGCTGGCAGGCACCAGCCGACAACAAACTGAGAAACCAGGCGAGTAG
- a CDS encoding NfeD family protein yields the protein MPLYYAIGLLFLFVILLIVEFFIPTAGMLGVAAAITAVMAIVIGFTHSTLAGGAITAFVLTATPVILITVIRIWPNTVFGKLILNRRPGQEHVHDERTTRSGRPLKELEGMLGVAKSDLLPAGLIEIAGHKMDAISTGTPIDAGTRVVVVNTNAGKIRVRIAMESEIQADADANQQVNLPDSLLSELPSAVDAASDQPTPTSSTSSPSNASSKSSKSSTSNKSSPDESPRPAQPNMLDSLDLDSLE from the coding sequence ATGCCGCTTTACTACGCGATCGGGTTACTGTTCCTTTTCGTCATCCTGCTGATTGTCGAGTTCTTCATCCCGACGGCAGGGATGCTGGGAGTCGCTGCCGCGATCACCGCTGTGATGGCCATCGTCATCGGGTTCACACACAGCACGTTGGCCGGCGGCGCGATCACAGCGTTTGTGCTGACAGCCACTCCCGTCATTTTGATCACCGTCATACGCATTTGGCCCAATACGGTCTTCGGGAAACTGATCCTGAATCGTCGTCCCGGCCAAGAACACGTGCACGATGAAAGGACCACTCGCAGCGGCCGGCCGCTCAAGGAGTTGGAGGGAATGCTCGGGGTCGCCAAATCGGATCTCTTGCCAGCGGGCCTGATCGAGATCGCGGGGCACAAAATGGACGCCATCAGCACGGGCACCCCGATCGATGCGGGTACTCGTGTGGTCGTCGTCAATACCAACGCTGGCAAGATCCGGGTTCGCATCGCAATGGAGTCCGAGATCCAGGCCGACGCGGATGCAAATCAACAAGTAAACTTGCCTGATTCACTTCTCAGCGAGTTGCCAAGCGCCGTCGATGCTGCTTCGGACCAACCAACACCCACGTCGAGCACGTCGTCCCCATCGAACGCGTCGAGCAAATCGAGCAAATCGAGCACGTCGAACAAGTCATCCCCGGACGAGTCGCCTCGTCCAGCCCAGCCCAACATGCTCGACTCGCTGGACCTCGACTCGCTGGAATAG
- a CDS encoding NfeD family protein, whose amino-acid sequence MRFRSVIFNLIAGMLAFLAVDTCLAADSDAKKGYVVDVPVPLGADSTSNVLLQLERLAKSVPEGERITVVLRYAKDAAGGESTPFEDALKLARALTGSDLRALKIASYVQGTVNGHSVLPILASDTVILAPGAILTDASAAESAPDETIVLSYRSIAARRGLFPPAIVTALVDPGAELAWVSKTSGGQVFATGDELKELRSSGDVLSEEVWSASGSSLKIEAEQLRSTKIAAGIVDSLEGVAEILDLAETSIIDDTAVAGEAKGVMLDISGAISSSRVRRWQSNLDATLAGGDINTWILSIDSSGGDFDESALLAATFASPSPPLRSVAGLIENEARGDAALIAMACKPLLMKADATLGGPGQDTISVGELDNYRELIDQIAVSAKRPPALVRGLLCRDLEVYRFTNKKTGRVKYATKEGLVSESDEPDLERDRWDQGELIDLTIGLSADKAIELGLADGRSDSLDDTSRRMGLAGTPPPVTDRGVVRWVERLGRSQGLMFLLLVVGFITLSSEANAPGMGVPGFISLVCFGLYFWMKYLAGTAEWLELVLFFLGIICIAIEVLVIPGFGVFGIGGLAMTILAIVLMSQTFVIPKNTYQIEVLTRGLWVAIGGTMGLFGGFLLMRWLFPHVPLFNALVMETPDAAAVNEAEKLVDFNHLLGKTGNTTTPLRPSGKARFGDEIIQVVSDGTMVDSGVEIRVLEVLGSRVIVEPIT is encoded by the coding sequence ATGCGGTTTCGCTCGGTCATCTTCAATCTCATCGCAGGAATGCTGGCATTCCTCGCTGTCGACACCTGCTTGGCTGCCGATTCGGACGCCAAGAAGGGATATGTGGTCGATGTCCCAGTCCCTCTCGGGGCGGATTCGACGAGCAATGTTTTGCTGCAATTGGAGCGACTTGCCAAATCGGTCCCGGAGGGCGAGCGGATCACGGTCGTTCTTCGCTACGCAAAAGACGCAGCGGGAGGCGAGTCGACGCCGTTCGAGGACGCCTTGAAATTGGCACGCGCTTTGACGGGCTCGGATCTTCGGGCGCTCAAGATCGCGTCGTATGTGCAGGGCACCGTCAACGGCCACTCGGTTCTACCGATTCTGGCTTCCGACACCGTGATCCTGGCGCCTGGTGCGATCCTCACCGACGCCAGTGCTGCCGAAAGTGCTCCCGACGAAACGATCGTGTTGAGCTACCGCAGCATCGCTGCCCGCCGCGGTCTGTTTCCGCCGGCGATCGTGACGGCGCTGGTCGATCCCGGGGCGGAACTCGCTTGGGTGTCCAAAACGAGCGGCGGACAGGTCTTTGCCACAGGCGACGAACTGAAAGAACTACGCTCATCGGGCGACGTGTTGAGCGAGGAAGTCTGGTCGGCGTCGGGTAGTTCGCTGAAGATCGAAGCCGAACAGTTGCGTTCGACCAAGATCGCGGCCGGCATTGTCGACTCCCTCGAGGGCGTTGCCGAGATCTTGGACTTGGCCGAGACCAGCATCATCGATGACACCGCGGTGGCGGGCGAAGCCAAAGGCGTGATGCTGGACATTTCGGGTGCGATCTCCTCCAGTCGTGTTCGACGTTGGCAAAGTAATCTCGATGCGACGCTGGCCGGTGGCGACATCAACACCTGGATCTTGTCGATCGATTCCAGCGGAGGAGACTTTGATGAGAGCGCTCTCTTGGCCGCCACATTCGCTTCGCCCAGCCCGCCACTCCGCAGCGTTGCGGGGCTGATCGAGAACGAAGCTCGCGGGGACGCCGCATTGATCGCGATGGCTTGCAAGCCGCTGTTGATGAAAGCGGATGCGACTTTGGGAGGCCCCGGGCAAGACACGATCAGCGTCGGGGAATTGGACAACTATCGTGAACTGATCGATCAAATTGCGGTCTCGGCCAAGCGTCCACCGGCCTTGGTTCGTGGATTGCTATGCCGTGATTTGGAAGTCTATCGGTTCACGAACAAGAAAACCGGACGCGTCAAATACGCAACCAAAGAAGGCTTGGTCAGTGAGTCGGACGAGCCGGATTTGGAACGGGATCGCTGGGACCAAGGAGAGCTGATCGATTTGACGATCGGCTTGTCCGCCGATAAAGCGATCGAGCTGGGCCTGGCAGACGGACGCAGCGATTCCCTCGACGATACATCGCGACGCATGGGTTTGGCAGGAACGCCGCCCCCGGTGACCGACCGCGGCGTGGTGCGATGGGTCGAACGTTTGGGGCGTTCCCAAGGCCTGATGTTCTTGCTGTTGGTCGTGGGCTTCATCACGCTGTCATCGGAAGCCAACGCGCCGGGGATGGGGGTTCCAGGGTTCATTTCCCTGGTTTGTTTTGGACTGTATTTCTGGATGAAATACCTCGCGGGGACGGCCGAGTGGCTGGAGCTGGTTTTGTTCTTTCTTGGAATCATCTGCATCGCAATCGAAGTCCTAGTGATCCCGGGGTTCGGCGTGTTCGGAATCGGTGGCCTAGCGATGACGATCCTGGCCATCGTCCTGATGAGTCAAACGTTTGTGATTCCCAAGAACACCTATCAAATCGAAGTGTTGACGCGGGGATTGTGGGTTGCGATCGGTGGAACAATGGGATTGTTCGGCGGATTTTTGCTCATGCGTTGGCTCTTTCCACACGTCCCATTGTTCAACGCGTTGGTGATGGAAACCCCCGATGCGGCGGCGGTCAACGAAGCAGAAAAGCTCGTGGACTTTAATCATTTATTGGGAAAAACAGGAAACACAACCACACCGTTGCGACCTTCGGGAAAAGCGAGGTTTGGCGACGAAATCATTCAAGTCGTCAGTGACGGCACCATGGTCGACTCCGGCGTGGAAATCCGAGTCCTCGAAGTCCTCGGTTCACGGGTGATCGTCGAACCCATCACCTAG
- a CDS encoding ParB/RepB/Spo0J family partition protein, with protein MTSTTTGKDRRLGKGLAALLGTEFDDTPVSDNSASAASASGIQALELPVESVLNNPFQPRREFNPDEIASLAESIKNHQQLQPILVRVVDGKYQLISGERRLRATIHAGLKTIRAEVREADDRLVAELAIIENLQRKDLSPIEKALSFKRYIDEHQCKQDDLARRLSIDRSTIANLMRLLELPQPVLDLLQAGELTAGHARALLPIGDEEVQLRTAQKLIEDQISVRGTETLVAEMLKAEEDAETGKKVVNATRQKRRQPSPHIEAMQQELRMVFGTKVEIKSSARGRGKITIHFSDADEFERLRDIMSQNTRPQLRVAG; from the coding sequence GTGACTAGTACAACGACCGGAAAAGATCGACGTTTGGGAAAAGGGCTCGCCGCATTGTTGGGGACCGAGTTCGATGACACGCCGGTCAGCGACAACTCAGCATCCGCTGCCTCCGCCAGCGGCATCCAAGCACTGGAATTGCCCGTCGAAAGCGTCCTGAACAATCCGTTCCAGCCGCGCCGAGAATTCAATCCCGACGAGATCGCATCGCTCGCCGAAAGCATCAAGAACCATCAGCAACTGCAGCCGATCCTCGTTCGCGTGGTCGATGGCAAGTATCAACTGATCAGCGGCGAACGACGTCTTCGCGCGACGATCCACGCGGGATTGAAAACGATCCGCGCCGAAGTGCGCGAGGCCGATGATCGCTTGGTCGCCGAGTTGGCGATCATCGAGAATCTACAACGCAAAGACCTCAGCCCGATCGAAAAGGCGTTGTCCTTCAAACGCTACATCGATGAACACCAGTGCAAACAAGATGACTTGGCACGCCGCCTGAGCATCGACCGCAGCACGATCGCCAACCTGATGCGATTGCTGGAACTGCCGCAACCGGTGCTGGACTTGCTGCAAGCCGGTGAACTGACCGCCGGCCATGCACGTGCGTTGCTGCCGATCGGTGACGAGGAAGTTCAGTTGCGAACGGCGCAGAAGCTGATCGAAGATCAAATCAGCGTTCGCGGTACCGAGACGTTGGTCGCCGAAATGTTGAAGGCCGAGGAGGACGCGGAGACCGGCAAGAAGGTCGTTAACGCGACTCGCCAAAAACGCCGTCAGCCTTCGCCACACATCGAAGCGATGCAGCAAGAATTGCGGATGGTGTTTGGAACCAAAGTCGAGATCAAAAGCTCCGCACGCGGACGCGGCAAGATCACGATCCACTTCAGCGACGCCGACGAGTTCGAACGGCTCCGCGACATCATGAGCCAAAACACCCGGCCGCAACTCCGCGTCGCCGGCTGA
- a CDS encoding ParA family protein → MGRILCVVNQKGGVGKTTTAVNLSAALAMSGQRCLLLDMDPQCNATTSLGHKPSDGHALVKDVACQEAIETTHIENLAILPSSRSFQDVDLLAHGDDQQTTRVRKHIDSVIDHYDFVLIDCPPSVGELTQTALSASTEVLMPIQCEYFAMEGLTQLIKVIKKVIVATDGRLTFGGILLTMYDPSLELTREVDTEVREFFGDIVFDSVVPRDVSLSEAPSHGQTVFQYAPRSRGAFAYTQLCMEVLQRD, encoded by the coding sequence GTGGGAAGGATTCTCTGCGTGGTCAATCAGAAGGGAGGCGTTGGCAAAACCACCACCGCCGTCAACCTGTCTGCCGCCTTGGCTATGTCTGGACAGCGATGTTTGCTGTTGGACATGGACCCGCAGTGCAATGCAACCACGTCCTTGGGCCACAAACCGTCTGACGGGCATGCCTTGGTGAAAGACGTGGCGTGCCAGGAGGCGATCGAAACGACGCACATCGAAAACCTTGCGATCCTGCCCAGCAGCCGCAGTTTCCAAGATGTCGACTTGCTCGCCCACGGCGACGACCAACAAACAACGCGAGTGCGAAAACATATCGACAGCGTCATCGATCACTACGACTTTGTCTTGATCGATTGCCCACCCAGCGTGGGCGAACTGACCCAAACGGCCTTGTCCGCCAGCACTGAAGTATTGATGCCGATCCAGTGCGAGTACTTCGCCATGGAAGGCCTGACCCAATTGATCAAGGTGATCAAGAAAGTGATCGTCGCCACTGATGGTCGTCTGACCTTTGGCGGGATCTTGTTGACCATGTACGATCCGTCGTTGGAACTCACGCGTGAAGTGGACACGGAAGTCCGCGAGTTCTTTGGCGACATCGTATTTGATTCGGTCGTGCCCCGGGACGTTTCGCTGAGCGAAGCTCCCAGTCACGGCCAAACTGTTTTTCAGTATGCACCGCGATCGCGCGGCGCTTTTGCTTACACCCAGCTGTGCATGGAGGTGCTCCAGCGTGACTAG
- the rpoN gene encoding RNA polymerase factor sigma-54: MRMSMGLQARQIQTQKLAPRMIQSMEILQLPLLALQERIEQEMNENPLLEFQEGDTIGETELEAPSNDTRSEDEKELVVDDNSDNSEDFERLQNMIAELPSTFDDSFRRSAGGMQDDADRRHDLMANAQSRPESLNDFLLHQLAEMDIDDRIEKLAERIISVLDARDGGYLRTPLADLLPSNHTEADLVLAEEALAVVQSLEPVGIAARNLSECLLKQLAPDFPHFEEMQTLITSHLEDLAANRLPQIAKKTNYSIELIQTVRDELQGLNPKPGAAFMETHVPNVTPDIVLEQDEDGEYKVRLDDDRVPTLFISEYYRQRLQDPNCSTEEREFIKQKINGAQWLIDSIEQRRSTLTKVAEAIVEHQRKFFDEGPEAIEPLKMQQIADKVGVHVTTVSRAVDDKWMQTPRGILPLRKFFVGGTQTEDGDDVAWATIRIKLQELIDKEDKADPYSDEKLVDELKKAGMTVARRTVTKYRKRMGIQSSRQRKDWSLTQK; encoded by the coding sequence ATGCGTATGTCGATGGGCCTCCAAGCCCGTCAAATCCAAACTCAAAAACTCGCTCCACGGATGATCCAATCCATGGAGATCCTCCAGTTGCCACTGCTGGCACTGCAGGAACGCATCGAGCAGGAGATGAACGAGAATCCGCTGCTGGAGTTCCAGGAGGGTGATACGATTGGCGAGACCGAGTTGGAGGCCCCCTCCAATGACACTCGCAGCGAAGACGAGAAGGAACTCGTTGTCGACGACAACAGTGACAACAGCGAGGACTTCGAGCGTCTTCAGAACATGATCGCCGAGCTACCGAGCACCTTCGACGATTCGTTCCGACGATCAGCCGGTGGAATGCAAGACGACGCGGATCGTCGCCACGACTTGATGGCCAACGCCCAGTCGCGTCCCGAGTCGCTGAACGATTTCCTGCTGCACCAACTCGCAGAGATGGACATCGACGACCGCATCGAAAAGCTTGCCGAGCGAATCATCAGCGTACTCGATGCGCGTGACGGCGGATATTTGCGAACGCCGCTCGCCGACTTGCTGCCGTCCAATCACACCGAAGCCGATTTGGTGTTGGCCGAAGAAGCTTTGGCGGTGGTCCAGTCGCTCGAGCCCGTTGGCATCGCGGCCCGCAATCTGAGCGAGTGCTTGCTAAAACAGCTTGCCCCCGATTTTCCGCACTTCGAAGAAATGCAGACGTTGATCACGTCGCACTTGGAAGACCTGGCGGCCAACCGATTGCCACAAATCGCCAAGAAAACGAACTACTCGATCGAGTTGATTCAAACCGTTCGAGACGAATTGCAAGGGCTCAACCCCAAGCCGGGCGCCGCGTTCATGGAGACGCATGTCCCCAACGTGACGCCGGACATCGTGCTCGAACAAGACGAAGACGGCGAGTACAAGGTCCGCTTGGACGACGATCGCGTCCCGACGCTTTTCATCAGCGAGTACTATCGCCAACGTTTGCAGGACCCGAATTGCTCGACGGAAGAACGTGAGTTCATCAAGCAAAAGATCAACGGTGCGCAGTGGCTGATCGACTCGATCGAACAGCGGAGGAGCACGTTGACCAAGGTCGCTGAAGCAATCGTGGAGCACCAACGCAAGTTCTTTGACGAAGGCCCCGAGGCGATCGAACCGTTGAAGATGCAGCAAATTGCGGACAAGGTCGGCGTGCACGTCACGACCGTCAGCCGAGCGGTGGACGACAAGTGGATGCAGACCCCGCGTGGCATCCTGCCCCTGCGAAAGTTCTTTGTCGGCGGCACACAGACGGAGGACGGAGACGATGTGGCTTGGGCCACCATCCGTATCAAACTGCAGGAGCTGATCGACAAAGAAGACAAGGCGGATCCCTACAGCGACGAAAAGCTGGTGGATGAACTGAAAAAGGCGGGCATGACCGTCGCCCGCCGAACGGTCACCAAGTACCGAAAGCGAATGGGCATCCAAAGCAGCCGCCAACGCAAAGACTGGTCTCTGACCCAAAAGTAA
- the recR gene encoding recombination mediator RecR — translation MNKHAGAVSELVDQLGRLPGVGRKSAERLAFHLLRVPEAEALALADAIRKVRKDVQYCSICFNLCESSRCAICSDDSRDATRLCVVEQPRDLMSLEQSQAFKGVYHVLLGRIAPLDGIGPDQLTIDSLIDRVRTGNFVEVIMATNPTVEGDGTSLYISNLLSEFPVQITRLARGITAGSVLEYANREMIADALTGRQKF, via the coding sequence ATGAACAAACACGCAGGTGCCGTCTCCGAGCTCGTTGATCAGCTCGGTCGCTTGCCAGGTGTCGGTCGCAAAAGCGCAGAAAGGCTAGCATTTCATTTACTGCGGGTCCCCGAAGCGGAGGCATTGGCTTTGGCCGATGCGATCCGTAAAGTTCGCAAGGACGTTCAGTACTGCAGCATTTGCTTCAACCTCTGTGAAAGCTCGCGATGCGCGATCTGCAGTGACGACTCCAGGGACGCCACACGACTCTGTGTGGTGGAGCAGCCTCGTGACCTGATGAGCTTGGAACAGTCTCAGGCTTTCAAAGGTGTCTACCACGTTTTGCTCGGTCGCATCGCACCGCTGGACGGAATTGGCCCCGACCAACTGACCATCGACTCCCTGATCGATCGAGTCCGCACGGGCAATTTTGTCGAAGTCATCATGGCAACCAATCCGACCGTGGAAGGCGACGGGACATCGCTCTACATCTCCAATCTGCTCAGCGAATTCCCGGTCCAGATCACACGCTTGGCCCGAGGCATCACGGCCGGCAGCGTCCTGGAATACGCCAACCGAGAAATGATCGCCGACGCCCTGACCGGCCGCCAGAAGTTCTAG